From a single Saimiri boliviensis isolate mSaiBol1 chromosome 7, mSaiBol1.pri, whole genome shotgun sequence genomic region:
- the LOC120365069 gene encoding translation machinery-associated protein 7-like has protein sequence MTSQEGGKKNPLKQPKKQAKEMDEEDKAFKQKQKEEQKKLERLKAKASGKGPLATGRIKKSGKKLAVPCP, from the coding sequence ATGACCAGCCAGGAAGGTGGCAAGAAAAACCCCCTGAAACAGCCCAAGAAGCAGGCCAAGGAGATGGACGAGGAAGATAAGGCTTTcaagcagaaacaaaaagaagagcagaagaaaCTCGAAAGGCTAAAAGCAAAGGCCTCGGGGAAGGGGCCCCTGGCCACAGGTAGAATTAAGAAATCTGGCAAAAAGTTAGCTGTTCCTTGTCCCTGA